GAGCGAAGGGAAAGTGCCTGTGGAGGCGCCTCTCCTGACTGGCGGCTGCCTTGGCCTCGTCCCTTCTCCCTCCGCCAGGCTTTCATCTTTATGGTTTTGAGTGACAGGCATTTAGGAGGCGGCCAGGACGCACCACTGTTCGCCGGGTTTGCTTGTGCTTCAGAATAGCACCAGAGTATCCAGGGAGATGCCCCAGGGGGTGGCGAGATTCGGCTTTAGGGGATTAAGAGTGTTGCGGGTGGGTTGCTGAAGCCTGAACGCGACTGAGGCTCAAACCACCCGGCGGCCTTGTCCGTGACTCCTGCCCCCTTCTTTTCAGGCCATCGGTTCCTCGCTAGAGTGCTTGGCCTCCAAGAGTTGCCAAGATAGCTGGGCCAGGAAGAAAGCGTCGTAGCCCTGACCCAGACGCCGTTGCCGACCCGGGGGCACTCTGGCTGTCGACCAAGCGGCTCAAGATGTCTGGTGGGGCCAGTGCCACAGGCCCGAGGAGGGGGCCTCCAGGACTTGAGGAGACCACcagtaaaaagaaacagaaggaccgAGCAAATCAGGAGAGCAAGGATGGCGATCCCCGGAGAGGTGATTGCAGCGCCGTCAGTGCTGGTGACTTTGTCCTCTTTGCCGAGCGTGTAGATTAGGATGTAGTTCGTTCTCACTGTCCTGTGATCCTGAGAGAAGAACTTGTGGCAGGCTGggtagtgttgttttcgacgggttatgttgttttcgccaggctggcttcacgggcgggtaacagatgaccagggactcatgtttgagctgtaggcagtatctctttattcatgcaggacgcagcacaatctaagacgagctaagctaaactcaagtaccctaaaactcacaatgctgtctttatatatacttgccaagtagggtggaaacaggatgtgacatagagagggtggagagaaaagtgactggtgaaaatcagagtgtgacaaggagggggcggagcaggtgagaatcctatcactgaaccaccaatgccctggagggaaggtggaacttgttaacagtggttatgtaaatagaatagtgttaagcaggggggatttaaaccaaatgaaacagaaggggtctcatgcataccaacagggtaGAGCCTCCGTTTTGAAGCTTAAGTGCTGGGTGGGGTCATGTGGTCTCAGGGTTTGTCTTTTCATCATCACGTCTGTgcgtatgtattttatttatttatttttattatcttcacttattggatagagacagccagaaatcgagagggaagggggtgaaagagagagagagagggggagacagacatctgtagcattgctttaccatttgtgaagctttccccctgcaggtggagaccaggggcttgaactctggtccttgtgccgtgtaacatgtgtgctcaaccaggtgggccaccacccggccccacccatttgttcttctttttctttttttggttatcAGGTGCAGCAGCCACTCGCGAGGAGCAAACCAAAGAGGGTGAGCAATGACTGGAGCTGTTGGGTCCTCGAGTGCTGGGGGTGGGACAGTCCCTTTCAGGGCAGTCCCATTAAGTCTGGGCCTCTGCTGCTTGCTTATCCCCTGCAAGAGTTCGCGGAGAGCCCCAGGGTCTCTTTGGTCCTCTCCGTACAGAACTGTTGCTGGATTGGAGGCAGAGTGCAGACGAGGTGACTGTCAAGCTGCGCGTGGGAGTGGGtcccctgcagctggaggagGTGGCTGCTGCTTTCACAGACACAGACTGTGTGGTTCGACTTCCAGGTGTGTCCATCTGCTCCCGGCCTGGCGGGGTATTTGAATCCTCTGCTGTTTCCTTCTCTAACTCATTGCCTCCGCTTTGTTTCCAGGTGGTCAAGAGTGGGGCGGTGTCTTTTATGCCGAGATAGAAAGTTCTTGCACTAAAGTGCAGGCTCGCAAAGGTGGCCTTCTGCAGCTGACGCTGCCTAAGAAGGTGCCTCTGCTCACTTGGCCCTCTCTCCTGGTAAGTCCCAGAGCAGGCTGGGTTAGGGAGACTTGATGTAGTTGGCAGGGGCTGACGGCTTGTATCTTTGGCAGAAGAAACCTCTAGGGACCCAGGAGTTGGTGCCAGGGCAACGGTGCCAGGAGAATGGGCAGGAGCTATCTCCTGTTTCTCTGGAGCCGGGCTCGGAACCCCGACGGACTAAGCAGGAGGCCCGGAACCAGAAACGGGCCCAGGGCCGTGGTGAGGTAGGCTCAGGGGCTGGCCCTGGGACCCAGGCAGGGCCCAGCGCCAAGAGGGCTGTTCATCTCCGCAGAGGGCCAGAGGGGGAAGGGTCCAGAGATGGCCCTGGACCTCGGGGCGATGCCCCCCCTTTCTTGGCAGAGCCAGTCACTCAGGTGAGAGCGGGGTGCCTATTTGGTAGTTGGGAGATGGGGCGTGGGATCTAGTGGGGTGACTGCCTGCTAGACTCGGAGCTGATTGTGCCCACAATCTTGCCTTGAATAGGCTGAGGCTGAGGAACAGCTCCAGGTACCGCCACTAAGCCCCCAGACCTGCCTTCTGGGttcagaggagaacctagtactTTTGGCCGGAGAGAAGGTATCCCCCAGGAATGACCCAGTCTCTCCAGTCTCGGCCCGCAGCAGAGATTCTGAGAAAGGCGACCGGTCCAAAGAGGAGATGGCAGGAGCGGCAGATGCCGCACGCTTGGTGGATGGTAAAGGTGGGGCCAGGGGTGGCCAGGCAGAGCCCTAGGCTGGGTTATAAGGTGGGTGGGCGGGGAACAGACTCACGGTAAACCAGCTGCTCCGGGTAGTGCTCAGCTGCGGTCTCAACATAGCGCCCGAATCTGTGGTGAACCTCGCCTTTGTGAAGAACGATTCCTACGAGAAGGGACCAGActcggtggtggtgcacgtgtacgtgaaggagatctgcagggAAGCCTCTCGAGTGCTCTTCCGGGAGCAGGACTTCATGCTTATTTTCCAGACCAGGTGAGTGGGCAGGCGACGGGGCAAGTCGGGTGCTGCCAGAACGCCACCTCATGCTTCgcttctcctcctgctctgcctctGCAGGGACGGGAACTTCCTGAGGCTGCACCCGGGTTGTGGACCCAATACCGTCTTTCGCTGGCAGGTGAAGCTCAGGTGGGTGGTGCCCAGCCCCACTGCTATTTCCGCGTCCCACCTCCACCCATGTTCAGAGCCCTGGCTCCTCCAGCCTGACCTCTGTGCTGCCTGAGTTCCTGAGGTCATCCTTTTTCTGCAGGAACCTGATTGAGCCAGAGCAGTGCACCTTTTGCTTCACGTCCTCTCGCATTGATATTTGCCTCCGTAAACGGCAGAGTCAGCGCTGGGGGGGCCTGGAGGCCCCAGCTGCACGAGGTCTGCACACGAGCTCCCTTCATTACCTAGCGTgtgcgactccccccccccccccccgccccgccacgTGCTGCTAACCACCAGCCCTCTCGTTCCCCCTTTTTAAGGTGCAGTGGGTGGTGCAAAGGTTGCTGTGCCGACAGGTCCAACCCCTTTGGATTCAGCACCACCAGGAGGTGCTCCCCTCCCCCTGACAGGCCAGGAGGAAGCCCGTGCTTTGGAGAAGGAGAAACCCAAGGCTCGACCTGAGGACACAGGGCTGGATGGCGTAGCCGCCCGGACTCCCTTGGAGCACGTGGCCCCCAAACCAGAGCCACACCTGGCCTCGGTGAGAATCCTGAGGCGAGAAGGGCCAAGGAAAGAGGCTGGAGAAGCTCCTGGTTACTTTTTCATCGCCCTCcccctttgttcccacagcccaaGCCCACGTGTATGGTGCCTCCAATGCCCCACAGCCCTGTGAGCGGAGACagtgtggaggaagaggaggaagaggagaagaaggtgtGCCTGCCTGGCTTCACCGGCCTTGTCAATCTAGGCAACACCTGCTTTATGAATAGCGTCATTCAGTCTCTGTCTAACACTCGGGAGCTCCGGGATTTCTTCCATGGTGAGAACAGGGCTTGCACTCTGGGACCGTGGGCAGAGGGGCTGCCTGCCTCTTGCCGCTTAAGCCTCTAGTCCATCTTCTGTCCTTAGACCGCTCCTTTGAAGCTGAGATCAACTACAACAACCCACTGGGGACTGGGGGACGTCTGGCCATTGGCTTCGCTGTGTTGCTCCGGGCTCTGTGGAAGGGTACTCATCATGCCTTCCAGCCTTCTAAGTTGAAGGTGCTCTGTATTTGGAGAAGGTGGGGAGGGCCAACCAGTTGGTCCACAGTGGGCGCTGTGGCTCTCTGCTCACATCCTGAACCCTGCCCTTAGGCCATTGTAGCGAGCAAGGCCAGCCAGTTCACGGGCTATGCACAGCACGATGCCCAGGAGTTCATGGCTTTCCTGCTGGATGGGCTGCATGAGGACCTGAATCGCATCCAGAATAAGCCCTACACAGAGACTGTGGACTCGGATGGGCGGCCCGATGAGGTTAGGCTTGGGGGAGCGGTGTGCGTGTGCTCTGCACATTCCATTTCTGGAGGTCTGGATACTCGCCCCTTCCTCCCTCAGGTGGTGGCCGAGGAAGCATGGCAAAGACACAAGATGAGGAATGACTCTTTCATCGTAGACCTATTTCAGGGCCAGTACAAGTCAAAGCTGGTGTGCCCTGTGTGTGCCAAGGTATGACAGACTGCCCTAGAGCCCTTAATTGGCCTCGCTGGCCCAGTCCGATTGGGGTCAAAGGCTCATGCTGCAGGGAAAGGGTTGGGCACGGAAGCTGAGGGGGAGGGCTTTTGAGCTCCAGTTGGAGCTGCAGAGGTCAGGCTAGGTAGTCTTCCTAGCTGAGGTAAAAGTTCTAGTTAGGCTCAAGCTGCAAGGTGGTAAGATGGGCTGTGAAGACAACAGGGTGTAAAGTGGTGAAGTGGCTAGGCTGAGAGCTCCTCTGGTCGGGTCTCCAATGCCAGAAATAGGAACTGCTCACTGCTCTCTCTGTGCCACCCTGCCCGCCCACCCCCCCAGTGTCTTTGGGGGTGTCTTCAGCGTGTATGTGAGGGAATCTTTTGGGGTGAGggtgtggttatttttatttttcctttcagggttatcactgggcactacatgtccactgctcctggaggccttttttttttttttttttgagaagcaagggggagatagagaggaagagagacagagagacacctgcagccctgcttcaccactcctgaagctagccttcgccctgcaggtggcgaactgggtgcttgaactggtatccttacaaaggtccttgcacttcgtacaacgtgcacttaacctggtgtgccacttcctggcccctttttgttttgtttatgtacTGTGCCAGAGCTctaatcaactctggcttatggtaatgctggagATTGGATCTAGAcctcagtctcaggcaggaaagtcttttgcagaagcactatcctttctctcttgtcctctctggacttcttgtttgtttatataGTTAATGAGAACTGTAGCTTCACTTTGGTATATGCTGTGCCAAACTCAgtccttcatgcttgagagtcaggcaggcattttattcactgtgccacctcccaagtcaCCCACCCAGTGgtgcttgtttgttttcaatatatattttcttatttattttttggatagagacagaaactgagagaaaaggggggtagGTACCtactggaggctgggcagtgataccagcacctggttaagtgcacacattacctagtgcaaggacccaggttggagcccctgctccccatctgcaaggagtctgcttcacaagtggtgaagcaggtctacaggtgtcttatctctccatcctctctcaatttctctctgtcctatctaatacaattagaaaggggggaaaaaagccacctggagctgtggattcggtggcaccgagccccagcaataactctggtgacagtgagaaagagagctACAACGTTGCTTTCTATTAGGTGTAtcactgtaggtagggaccaggggcttgaacccaggtccttactcattgtaatgtgcactctactgaatgTGCCATtacccccccctttaaaaatatttatttttaaatatatattctattactggatagaggcaggaactgagaggggaggagcagctagagagacggagagacacctgtagccctgctttaccacttgtgaagctgtccccctgaaggtggggaccaaaggcttgaacctgggtccttgtgcactgtgatgtgattGCTTAACCACCTCCTGGCTCTTATTAATGTTTTTATGAGAGAtctagagaaagatacacacggtgaaagagagaccagagtactgctcagctctggctcgtgATGATACTAGGAATTGAAGACCTCAGAGACCTCtgcgacctcagagcctcatgaaattttttttttttaatatttattcctttttgttgcccttgtttttcttgttatagttattgttgttgttacttatgtcattgtcgttggataggacagagagaaatggagagaggaggggaagacgggcagagaaagataaacacctgcagacctgcgcttcaccgcctgtgaagcgactcccctgcaggtggggagccgggtgctggcactgggatccttaagccggtccttgcgctttgtaccacctgcgcttaacccgctgcactaccgcccgactcccttgaaagtctttttatgtAGCCATTGTGCTGCCTCCGCAGcctcctgtttttttgtttgtttgtttgtttgtttaagattttatttatttatgagaaagataggaggagagagaaagagccagacatcactctggcacatgtgctgccgggaatcgaactcaggacctcatgcttgagagtccaaagctttatcactgggccacctcccagaccgcacCCCAGCCTCCTGTTTTTAAATGGGTGTCATCTGAGAGCTTGGGTTGAGTTCTTCAGGCATGAGATTTATTtagttcttatatttatttatttatttattttcctttttgttgcccttgttgtttaacattgttgtggttattaatgtcgttgttgttggataggacagagagaaatggagaggggggtagacagagaggaggagaaaaagacaggcacctgcagacctgcttcaccgcttgtgaagcgactcccctgcaggtggggagccgggggctcgaaccgggatccttacgcaggtcctggcgatttgcgccacatgcgcttaacccgctgcgccaccgcccgactcccttgttcttatttttatcactggagcactctggcttctggtggtggattgaacctgggactttggagtgccagatatgaaagtcttattGATATAGCCATCATGCATTTCCCCTCGCCCCTGGTTTGAGCATCttgctccctccccacccctgtgtGACCACTTCCTGCTCCCCCTTCTTCCACAGGTCTCCATCACTTTTGACCCATTCCTCTACCTGCCGGTGCCCTTGCCACAGAAGCAGAAGGTTCTCCCCATCTTCTATTTTGCCCGGGAACCCCACAGCAAGCCTGTTAAGGTGAGGAGCAAGGCCTCTACTCCTGGACTACCCCAGAGGGTCCAGGCCCGCTGCCCCATGACCTCTCCCCTTGTCCCCACAGTTCCTGGTGAGCATCAGCAAGGAGAATTCCAGTGCAAGTGAGGTGCTGGACTCCCTCTCTCAGAGTGTTCACGTGAAGCCTGAGAACCTGCGTCTCACTGAGGTGTGCCTGTCCTCCCCACGGTAGTTCTACTCGCGAGAGCGTGTGTCCCTGACAGTTCTAAGTAACGAGCA
Above is a window of Erinaceus europaeus chromosome 12, mEriEur2.1, whole genome shotgun sequence DNA encoding:
- the USP19 gene encoding ubiquitin carboxyl-terminal hydrolase 19 isoform X6, with translation MSGGASATGPRRGPPGLEETTSKKKQKDRANQESKDGDPRRGAAATREEQTKEELLLDWRQSADEVTVKLRVGVGPLQLEEVAAAFTDTDCVVRLPGGQEWGGVFYAEIESSCTKVQARKGGLLQLTLPKKVPLLTWPSLLKKPLGTQELVPGQRCQENGQELSPVSLEPGSEPRRTKQEARNQKRAQGRGEVGSGAGPGTQAGPSAKRAVHLRRGPEGEGSRDGPGPRGDAPPFLAEPVTQAEAEEQLQVPPLSPQTCLLGSEENLVLLAGEKVSPRNDPVSPVSARSRDSEKGDRSKEEMAGAADAARLVDAPESVVNLAFVKNDSYEKGPDSVVVHVYVKEICREASRVLFREQDFMLIFQTRDGNFLRLHPGCGPNTVFRWQVKLRNLIEPEQCTFCFTSSRIDICLRKRQSQRWGGLEAPAARVGGAKVAVPTGPTPLDSAPPGGAPLPLTGQEEARALEKEKPKARPEDTGLDGVAARTPLEHVAPKPEPHLASPKPTCMVPPMPHSPVSGDSVEEEEEEEKKVCLPGFTGLVNLGNTCFMNSVIQSLSNTRELRDFFHDRSFEAEINYNNPLGTGGRLAIGFAVLLRALWKGTHHAFQPSKLKAIVASKASQFTGYAQHDAQEFMAFLLDGLHEDLNRIQNKPYTETVDSDGRPDEVVAEEAWQRHKMRNDSFIVDLFQGQYKSKLVCPVCAKVSITFDPFLYLPVPLPQKQKVLPIFYFAREPHSKPVKFLVSISKENSSASEVLDSLSQSVHVKPENLRLTEVIKNRFHRVFLPSHSLDTVSPSDVLLCFELLSPELAKERVVVLEVQQRPQVPSIPISKCAACQRKQQSEDEKLKRCTRCYRVGYCNQLCQKTHWPDHKGLCRPENIGYPFLVSVPASRLTYSRLAQLLEGYARYSVSVFQPPFQPGRVTLESQGSGSTTLLSTSSLEAGDSERDPIQPPELQLVTPVAEGDTAAPRVWTTLDRCPVPSTSGVSSEVLASGPVDVSSLPAGERMSRPEAAVPGYQHPSEALNAHTSQFFIYKIDASSREQRLEDRGDTPLELGDDCSLALVWRNNERLQEFVLVASKELECAEDPGSAGEAARAGHFTLDQCLNLFTRPEVLAPEEAWYCPQCKQHREASKQLLLWRLPNVLIVQLKRFSFRSFIWRDKINDLVDFPVRNLDLSKFCIGQKEEQLPSYDLYAVINHYGGMIGGHYTACARLPSDRSSQRSDVGWRLFDDSTVTTVDESQVVTRYAYVLFYRRRNSPVERPPRAGHSDHHPDLGPAAEAAASQASRIWQELEAEEEPVPEGPGPLGPWGPQDWVGPPPRGSTTPDEGCLRYFVLGTVAALVALVLNVFYPLVSQSRWR
- the USP19 gene encoding ubiquitin carboxyl-terminal hydrolase 19 isoform X15, translating into MSGGASATGPRRGPPGLEETTSKKKQKDRANQESKDGDPRRGAAATREEQTKEELLLDWRQSADEVTVKLRVGVGPLQLEEVAAAFTDTDCVVRLPGGQEWGGVFYAEIESSCTKVQARKGGLLQLTLPKKVPLLTWPSLLKKPLGTQELVPGQRCQENGQELSPVSLEPGSEPRRTKQEARNQKRAQGRGEVGSGAGPGTQAGPSAKRAVHLRRGPEGEGSRDGPGPRGDAPPFLAEPVTQAEAEEQLQVPPLSPQTCLLGSEENLVLLAGEKVSPRNDPVSPVSARSRDSEKGDRSKEEMAGAADAARLVDGKAPESVVNLAFVKNDSYEKGPDSVVVHVYVKEICREASRVLFREQDFMLIFQTRDGNFLRLHPGCGPNTVFRWQVKLRNLIEPEQCTFCFTSSRIDICLRKRQSQRWGGLEAPAARGAVGGAKVAVPTGPTPLDSAPPGGAPLPLTGQEEARALEKEKPKARPEDTGLDGVAARTPLEHVAPKPEPHLASPKPTCMVPPMPHSPVSGDSVEEEEEEEKKVCLPGFTGLVNLGNTCFMNSVIQSLSNTRELRDFFHDRSFEAEINYNNPLGTGGRLAIGFAVLLRALWKGTHHAFQPSKLKAIVASKASQFTGYAQHDAQEFMAFLLDGLHEDLNRIQNKPYTETVDSDGRPDEVVAEEAWQRHKMRNDSFIVDLFQGQYKSKLVCPVCAKVSITFDPFLYLPVPLPQKQKVLPIFYFAREPHSKPVKFLVSISKENSSASEVLDSLSQSVHVKPENLRLTEVIKNRFHRVFLPSHSLDTVSPSDVLLCFELLSPELAKERVVVLEVQQRPQVPSIPISKCAACQRKQQSEDEKLKRCTRCYRVGYCNQLCQKTHWPDHKGLCRPENIGYPFLVSVPASRLTYSRLAQLLEGYARYSVSVFQPPFQPGRVTLESQGSGSTTLLSTSSLEAGDSERDPIQPPELQLVTPVAEGDTAAPRVWTTLDRCPVPSTSGVSSEVLASGPVDVSSLPAGERMSRPEAAVPGYQHPSEALNAHTSQFFIYKIDASSREQRLEDRGDTPLELGDDCSLALVWRNNERLQEFVLVASKELECAEDPGSAGEAARAGHFTLDQCLNLFTRPEVLAPEEAWYCPQCKQHREASKQLLLWRLPNVLIVQLKRFSFRSFIWRDKINDLVDFPVRNLDLSKFCIGQKEEQLPSYDLYAVINHYGGMIGGHYTACARLPSDRSSQRSDAGACLTTAR
- the USP19 gene encoding ubiquitin carboxyl-terminal hydrolase 19 isoform X8, translating into MSGGASATGPRRGPPGLEETTSKKKQKDRANQESKDGDPRRGAAATREEQTKEELLLDWRQSADEVTVKLRVGVGPLQLEEVAAAFTDTDCVVRLPGGQEWGGVFYAEIESSCTKVQARKGGLLQLTLPKKVPLLTWPSLLKKPLGTQELVPGQRCQENGQELSPVSLEPGSEPRRTKQEARNQKRAQGRGEVGSGAGPGTQAGPSAKRAVHLRRGPEGEGSRDGPGPRGDAPPFLAEPVTQAEAEEQLQVPPLSPQTCLLGSEENLVLLAGEKVSPRNDPVSPVSARSRDSEKGDRSKEEMAGAADAARLVDGKAPESVVNLAFVKNDSYEKGPDSVVVHVYVKEICREASRVLFREQDFMLIFQTRDGNFLRLHPGCGPNTVFRWQVKLRNLIEPEQCTFCFTSSRIDICLRKRQSQRWGGLEAPAARGAVGGAKVAVPTGPTPLDSAPPGGAPLPLTGQEEARALEKEKPKARPEDTGLDGVAARTPLEHVAPKPEPHLASPKPTCMVPPMPHSPVSGDSVEEEEEEEKKVCLPGFTGLVNLGNTCFMNSVIQSLSNTRELRDFFHDRSFEAEINYNNPLGTGGRLAIGFAVLLRALWKGTHHAFQPSKLKAIVASKASQFTGYAQHDAQEFMAFLLDGLHEDLNRIQNKPYTETVDSDGRPDEVVAEEAWQRHKMRNDSFIVDLFQGQYKSKLVCPVCAKVSITFDPFLYLPVPLPQKQKVLPIFYFAREPHSKPVKFLVSISKENSSASEVLDSLSQSVHVKPENLRLTEVIKNRFHRVFLPSHSLDTVSPSDVLLCFELLSPELAKERVVVLEVQQRPQVPSIPISKCAACQRKQQSEDEKLKRCTRCYRVGYCNQLCQKTHWPDHKGLCRPENIGYPFLVSVPASRLTYSRLAQLLEGYARYSVSVFQPPFQPGRVTLESQGSGSTTLLSTSSLEAGDSERDPIQPPELQLVTPVAEGDTAAPRVWTTLDRCPVPSTSGVSSEVLASGPVDVSSLPAGERMSRPEAAVPGYQHPSEALNAHTSQFFIYKIDASSREQRLEDRGDTPLELGDDCSLALVWRNNERLQEFVLVASKELECAEDPGSAGEAARAGHFTLDQCLNLFTRPEVLAPEEAWYCPQCKQHREASKQLLLWRLPNVLIVQLKRFSFRSFIWRDKINDLVDFPVRNLDLSKFCIGQKEEQLPSYDLYAVINHYGGMIGGHYTACARLPSDRSSQRSDVGWRLFDDSTVTTVDESQVVTRYAYVLFYRRRNSPVERPPRAGHSDHHPDLGPAAEAAASQGLGPGQAPEVAPTRTAPERFAPPVDRPAPTYSNMEEVD
- the USP19 gene encoding ubiquitin carboxyl-terminal hydrolase 19 isoform X10, whose product is MSGGASATGPRRGPPGLEETTSKKKQKDRANQESKDGDPRRGAAATREEQTKEELLLDWRQSADEVTVKLRVGVGPLQLEEVAAAFTDTDCVVRLPGGQEWGGVFYAEIESSCTKVQARKGGLLQLTLPKKVPLLTWPSLLKKPLGTQELVPGQRCQENGQELSPVSLEPGSEPRRTKQEARNQKRAQGRGEVGSGAGPGTQAGPSAKRAVHLRRGPEGEGSRDGPGPRGDAPPFLAEPVTQAEAEEQLQVPPLSPQTCLLGSEENLVLLAGEKVSPRNDPVSPVSARSRDSEKGDRSKEEMAGAADAARLVDAPESVVNLAFVKNDSYEKGPDSVVVHVYVKEICREASRVLFREQDFMLIFQTRDGNFLRLHPGCGPNTVFRWQVKLRNLIEPEQCTFCFTSSRIDICLRKRQSQRWGGLEAPAARGAVGGAKVAVPTGPTPLDSAPPGGAPLPLTGQEEARALEKEKPKARPEDTGLDGVAARTPLEHVAPKPEPHLASPKPTCMVPPMPHSPVSGDSVEEEEEEEKKVCLPGFTGLVNLGNTCFMNSVIQSLSNTRELRDFFHDRSFEAEINYNNPLGTGGRLAIGFAVLLRALWKGTHHAFQPSKLKAIVASKASQFTGYAQHDAQEFMAFLLDGLHEDLNRIQNKPYTETVDSDGRPDEVVAEEAWQRHKMRNDSFIVDLFQGQYKSKLVCPVCAKVSITFDPFLYLPVPLPQKQKVLPIFYFAREPHSKPVKFLVSISKENSSASEVLDSLSQSVHVKPENLRLTEVIKNRFHRVFLPSHSLDTVSPSDVLLCFELLSPELAKERVVVLEVQQRPQVPSIPISKCAACQRKQQSEDEKLKRCTRCYRVGYCNQLCQKTHWPDHKGLCRPENIGYPFLVSVPASRLTYSRLAQLLEGYARYSVSVFQPPFQPGRVTLESQGSGSTTLLSTSSLEAGDSERDPIQPPELQLVTPVAEGDTAAPRVWTTLDRCPVPSTSGVSSEVLASGPVDVSSLPAGERMSRPEAAVPGYQHPSEALNAHTSQFFIYKIDASSREQRLEDRGDTPLELGDDCSLALVWRNNERLQEFVLVASKELECAEDPGSAGEAARAGHFTLDQCLNLFTRPEVLAPEEAWYCPQCKQHREASKQLLLWRLPNVLIVQLKRFSFRSFIWRDKINDLVDFPVRNLDLSKFCIGQKEEQLPSYDLYAVINHYGGMIGGHYTACARLPSDRSSQRSDVGWRLFDDSTVTTVDESQVVTRYAYVLFYRRRNSPVERPPRAGHSDHHPDLGPAAEAAASQGLGPGQAPEVAPTRTAPERFAPPVDRPAPTYSNMEEVD
- the USP19 gene encoding ubiquitin carboxyl-terminal hydrolase 19 isoform X13, which produces MSGGASATGPRRGPPGLEETTSKKKQKDRANQESKDGDPRRGAAATREEQTKEELLLDWRQSADEVTVKLRVGVGPLQLEEVAAAFTDTDCVVRLPGGQEWGGVFYAEIESSCTKVQARKGGLLQLTLPKKVPLLTWPSLLKKPLGTQELVPGQRCQENGQELSPVSLEPGSEPRRTKQEARNQKRAQGRGEVGSGAGPGTQAGPSAKRAVHLRRGPEGEGSRDGPGPRGDAPPFLAEPVTQAEAEEQLQVPPLSPQTCLLGSEENLVLLAGEKVSPRNDPVSPVSARSRDSEKGDRSKEEMAGAADAARLVDAPESVVNLAFVKNDSYEKGPDSVVVHVYVKEICREASRVLFREQDFMLIFQTRDGNFLRLHPGCGPNTVFRWQVKLRNLIEPEQCTFCFTSSRIDICLRKRQSQRWGGLEAPAARVGGAKVAVPTGPTPLDSAPPGGAPLPLTGQEEARALEKEKPKARPEDTGLDGVAARTPLEHVAPKPEPHLASPKPTCMVPPMPHSPVSGDSVEEEEEEEKKVCLPGFTGLVNLGNTCFMNSVIQSLSNTRELRDFFHDRSFEAEINYNNPLGTGGRLAIGFAVLLRALWKGTHHAFQPSKLKAIVASKASQFTGYAQHDAQEFMAFLLDGLHEDLNRIQNKPYTETVDSDGRPDEVVAEEAWQRHKMRNDSFIVDLFQGQYKSKLVCPVCAKVSITFDPFLYLPVPLPQKQKVLPIFYFAREPHSKPVKFLVSISKENSSASEVLDSLSQSVHVKPENLRLTEVIKNRFHRVFLPSHSLDTVSPSDVLLCFELLSPELAKERVVVLEVQQRPQVPSIPISKCAACQRKQQSEDEKLKRCTRCYRVGYCNQLCQKTHWPDHKGLCRPENIGYPFLVSVPASRLTYSRLAQLLEGYARYSVSVFQPPFQPGRVTLESQGSGSTTLLSTSSLEAGDSERDPIQPPELQLVTPVAEGDTAAPRVWTTLDRCPVPSTSGVSSEVLASGPVDVSSLPAGERMSRPEAAVPGYQHPSEALNAHTSQFFIYKIDASSREQRLEDRGDTPLELGDDCSLALVWRNNERLQEFVLVASKELECAEDPGSAGEAARAGHFTLDQCLNLFTRPEVLAPEEAWYCPQCKQHREASKQLLLWRLPNVLIVQLKRFSFRSFIWRDKINDLVDFPVRNLDLSKFCIGQKEEQLPSYDLYAVINHYGGMIGGHYTACARLPSDRSSQRSDVGWRLFDDSTVTTVDESQVVTRYAYVLFYRRRNSPVERPPRAGHSDHHPDLGPAAEAAASQGLGPGQAPEVAPTRTAPERFAPPVDRPAPTYSNMEEVD